DNA from Ruminococcaceae bacterium KH2T8:
CGGATTCGGGGCGTGTAAACTTTTATGAAATAGTCGAATGGGGCTTCACCCTGTGTGAACCGATGCTTCCAATCCTTATTGGATCTATAGAGGAAGCATCTGCGAACACAGGGTACACCAGGGGTAGGCTTGCCGTAGGGGATGGTACATCCCCTGTTTTTCCAAACAAACAAGCGAGACCATATGGCCTCGCCTGTAGATAGCAGTTTATTTGATTCTGTCGCTTATGCAGTTTTCTTCGCAGCGAGCTCCTGAACCTTCTCCAAGGGAAGATCGGTATACGATGCGATCTCTTCATATGTCAGTTTGCCGTCTGCGATCATGCGAAGTGCAGCCTCTTCGCGGCCTTTGATCATGCCTCTTTCTTCAAATACTTCATTCCAGTTACACACGTTTACCATCTCCTTCTTCATCGATTCGGGAAACTCTGTTTGGTATTCTTTCTCCATCAGAGTTATCGCGTCATTCTTATTGCTATACTCGGAGAATATCTCCGTTAACGACTTCACTATCTTTTCCTCATTATAGTTGATGTAGAGGTTATCTTCAATTTTGATACATCTCACCAAAAACAAGCGAGGTCTATTGACCTCGCTTGTAGATAGCAGTCTATTTGATTCTGTCGCTCACGCAGACTTCTTCGCCGCAAGCTCTTGAACCTTCTCGAGAGGAAGATCCACGCATGAAGCTATATCTTCAAGTGACAACTTACCGTTCGCGATCAGACGAAGTGCATTGTCGATCTTGTTCTGCTCTGCGCCTTCCTGAAGTCCCGCTTCACGACCTGCTTCTGTACTTCTTGCTATAAGCGCTTCACTAAGATTGCACATATTCTTCAAATCCTCCTTTGCACTTTCCGGTAAATCTATTCCGAACTCTGATCTTAGCTCTTCTATCGCTTCTTCAGCGTCTGTTGTCTCTGTAAACACCTTAGTCAGATATCTCGATACTTTTTTCTCATTATAGTTTATATTCGCTTCTTCATCAATTTCTCCGAGGTTAAGGATTATTACTTCGAGTTTGTCGTAATTTTCTTTCTTATTTCGATAATCGTTAGTCGGGTTTTCTTCCACTATCTTATACCTGACTATACTTCCTTTCTCCTTATTTGTCGGAGACATGGATATCCATATCGAATACACTTTCTCGAGTTTTTCGTATTCTGACCTCGAGAATATCGTCCCGTATTCTGACGAGATCATATTGCAGGCATAGTAAATACCTCGAGTCGCCAGATCATATCCGAGAGATGAAGTGCTTTTCTGCCCTTCGATATTGATTATCACTCTCATATGGTCCTTAGTACTTTCAGGAAGCAGCGCATCGAACTTAATATCATACTTGACATTACCGTCCTCAACTCCTGCCCCCGCAGAGACTATCTTATCCTGGTCCCTGCTCGACTCGATATCACCCTGAATATACTTATCCCTAATGTCTTCGATAGTGGAATCCTTATATTCAGGCACAAGTGCTTTTAGGGTTATTGCCAGCAGAGCCTTATAGGCGAAGAATCTTTTAAATCCTTCGTCGTATGTTATGTCTTCCAATAATCGATCCTCCTTCTTTGTAGTTTTGAGGATCAGCGCTGATCGTTGTGAGTCCATCCTATCAGGCTTGCAAGAGGATTTTTATCGACAAATTTCGACAATCGCGACTAAATTTCGACAAGGTGTACGATTAAACGGACTTCAGCCATTATCAGCTTGCTCGCAGTTCAAACAACTAAGAGATTTCGAAATTGTTTGAACCTTTTTCCGACTGCCGGTTCACACAAGTCAGATTTTCATCAAATGTTTGAACCATTACATATCTCAAAGTGTAAACAAATCCCAAATACGGCAAATGTTTACACCATAAGAGGCGCTATGGTGTAAACAATCTCTAAAAACTCAACTTGTTTGAACTTTAACGCGCCGGAAAGTTCAAACAAACACAAAAAATAAACTTGTGTGAACCGCGACCTCGAAAATGGTGTAAACAATAGTCCAATCTAATACTTGTGTGAACCGCCGCTACTGTTCAGCGAAGATCCGGTTCCGATCACGCTCCTTGCAGGTGCCCGCCACTACCACGAACCCTGCCAAAACCGGGCGCTCGTGGTAGTGTAAATGGTAGTGGGGGGCAACGGTGAAGTCCACGCCGCTCGAACTCCTCCCGCGAGCCCCTCAACCACTCCCATGGCACCGCGCTCTGGTCCTTACCTCCCAATGACAAACGGCAGACCTCTCGGCCTGCCGTCTGCAAGTGGTTACAAACACATAGTATTAACTGCTTAGTTATCTGCCCGGCCGTTGCCCAACCGGCGGCTTCCGCGAAGCTCGCCGCGACTGCCCAGCCGGAGCCTCCCTCAGGATCCTCCCATCAGAGCATCGCCAACGCTTCCTCCATCGTCTTGCCCGCGAAGTCCTGAGCGGAGATTATCCTACCGGACTTCTTGTCGTCGGCAAAGGCACCGACCAATACTCCGGGGATCGCGCTCTCGGGACTGTTCGGCGCCATCTGACCGCCGAGATCGGTCCTGCACCAGCCGGGGTCGGTCAGGTTGATCATGACATCTGTACCGTCTACTTTGGAGGCAAGATCGACGGTAATCTTGTTAAGTGCTGCCTTACTTGCTGAATATCCGGCCTGGCACACATCGAGCGCGATACCGCTAGTGGTGTTGACGATCCTGCCGGTCTTATTCTCGATCATTAAGGGGAGGAAATGGTAGCAGATCATGGCAGGGGCTATCGTATTGACCCTGAAGCTGATCTCATAATCCTCCACGGGAGTCTTCATGTAGTCATCTCTGTAGGCAACCTGAAGTCCCGCATTATTGAGTACGATATCTACGCGCACATTAAGCGCATCGATATTCTTTAGCATCTTCTCGACTGACGAAAGGTTATTAAGCTCCGCTTCTACCGCGTATGCCTTAACGCCCATCGCTTCGACTTCCGCTACAACCTTCTTCGTATGCTCTAAATTTCTGCTGTGAAGGATCAGGTTACATCCCTGCTCCGCCATATACTTTGCGGACAGATAACCTATACCTCTCGCGGCACCCGTTATGAATGCCCACTTATCCTTTACCTGATACATCAGATACCCTCCTTGGCTTTCTCGAGATTTGCTATTACCCTATCACACCAGCTGTCGAATTCGGGATCTTCTATCTGGCATTCCTCGGGATGTGAGAGAACATAGTCGAGCGCGATACGAACACCCATATCAAATCTTACGTTGGTCGCCATATCGGGAACTACTCTTTTAAGCTTCGTGTTATCGAATACTACCGAGACTGACTTGTCGCCCTTGAGGGATCCCGTAAAGTCAAAGCCGTACTTATCTCCTGCCGCAATCAGGAAGTCTGTCGCTACATGGTAAGCATTGAGCTCAACATCCAGCGCATCCGCGATAGTCTTATAGATCTGATCCCACGTCAAGGTCTCGTCGGACGTGATCTGGAAAGCTTCGCCTATCGCATGACGGTTACCCATAAGGCCCGTATAGCCGATCGCAAAGTCAGCATTCCACGTAAGCGTCCAAAGGCTGGAGCCGTCGCCCTGGATTATCACGGGCTTTCCTTCCTGCATCCTCTTAATGACCTGCCAGAAGCCGTTCCTGCCGTGAACACCCAACGGGATATTTCTCTCATCGTAAGTGTGGCTCGGCCTTACTATCGTTACGGGAAAGCCTTCCTCACGGTATACCTTCATG
Protein-coding regions in this window:
- a CDS encoding Nucleoside-diphosphate-sugar epimerase; the protein is MAKRALFIGGTGTISTAIVKRLIEDLGWEVWVLNRGNRLNVLPEGVIHIAADINNEEEVLAKLGDTKFDTVCEFIGFTLDQIKRDYRLFKGRTKQYIFTSSASAYHKPAASYLITEGTALANPYWQYSRDKIECEEFLMKVYREEGFPVTIVRPSHTYDERNIPLGVHGRNGFWQVIKRMQEGKPVIIQGDGSSLWTLTWNADFAIGYTGLMGNRHAIGEAFQITSDETLTWDQIYKTIADALDVELNAYHVATDFLIAAGDKYGFDFTGSLKGDKSVSVVFDNTKLKRVVPDMATNVRFDMGVRIALDYVLSHPEECQIEDPEFDSWCDRVIANLEKAKEGI
- a CDS encoding Short-chain dehydrogenase yields the protein MYQVKDKWAFITGAARGIGYLSAKYMAEQGCNLILHSRNLEHTKKVVAEVEAMGVKAYAVEAELNNLSSVEKMLKNIDALNVRVDIVLNNAGLQVAYRDDYMKTPVEDYEISFRVNTIAPAMICYHFLPLMIENKTGRIVNTTSGIALDVCQAGYSASKAALNKITVDLASKVDGTDVMINLTDPGWCRTDLGGQMAPNSPESAIPGVLVGAFADDKKSGRIISAQDFAGKTMEEALAML